A region from the Rubricoccus marinus genome encodes:
- a CDS encoding tyrosine-type recombinase/integrase has product MNEPTLPVPTLSAVEVESPRPGPNPATVYLARLAPGSRRTMRGALATVAAICVPDADPPLAPEAFPWWSFRAEHAKAVRAALAERFKYTTVNKTLSALRGVLREAWELGLMETEHYHRAAAVRAVKGSSAAAATGRSLARGELRALIEACLTPVSPRKGDAPIVTEKGQRDAALVALGYGCGLRRDELATLMVGDLDLVQRRVVVRGKGNKERVVPIPPGAFHALRDYLAIRVERLVDARDEPSLLSPIYSDTPLFVRARRGGRLDRAAASITGQAVYHVLRTRAAEAGVKVFSPHDLRRSYVGDLLDEGADLSVAQQLAGHASPTTTAGYDRRGERAKEQAASRLDVPYG; this is encoded by the coding sequence ATGAACGAGCCGACCCTTCCCGTCCCAACTCTCTCGGCCGTCGAGGTCGAAAGCCCCCGGCCCGGCCCCAACCCGGCGACGGTCTACCTCGCGCGGCTCGCGCCGGGATCTCGCCGGACCATGCGCGGCGCGCTCGCGACGGTCGCGGCGATCTGTGTGCCCGACGCCGACCCGCCTCTGGCGCCGGAGGCGTTCCCGTGGTGGTCGTTCCGGGCCGAGCACGCGAAGGCCGTCCGGGCCGCCTTGGCGGAGCGGTTCAAGTACACGACCGTCAACAAGACGCTCTCCGCGCTCCGCGGAGTGCTCCGCGAGGCGTGGGAGCTCGGGCTCATGGAGACCGAGCATTACCACCGCGCCGCGGCGGTCCGTGCCGTTAAGGGCTCGAGCGCGGCGGCGGCCACGGGACGGTCGCTCGCCAGAGGCGAACTGCGGGCGCTCATCGAGGCGTGTCTGACCCCGGTTTCGCCCCGGAAAGGTGACGCGCCGATCGTCACGGAGAAAGGACAACGCGACGCGGCGCTCGTGGCGCTGGGCTACGGGTGCGGGCTCAGGCGCGACGAACTGGCGACGCTCATGGTCGGCGACCTCGACCTCGTGCAGCGGCGGGTCGTCGTGCGCGGCAAGGGCAACAAGGAGCGCGTGGTGCCGATTCCACCGGGGGCGTTCCACGCCCTTCGGGACTACCTCGCGATCCGAGTAGAGAGACTCGTCGATGCCCGCGACGAGCCCTCCCTCCTCTCACCTATATATAGTGACACGCCGCTCTTCGTCCGGGCGCGCCGGGGCGGCCGGCTTGACCGCGCGGCCGCGTCGATCACGGGGCAGGCGGTCTACCACGTGCTCAGAACGCGCGCCGCCGAGGCCGGTGTGAAGGTGTTCAGCCCGCACGACCTCAGGCGGAGCTACGTCGGCGACCTGCTCGACGAGGGCGCCGACCTCTCCGTCGCGCAGCAGCTCGCCGGACACGCGAGCCCGACGACGACGGCGGGATATGACCGGCGGGGCGAGCGCGCTAAAGAGCAGGCCGCTTCCCGGCTCGACGTGCCATACGGGTAA